In bacterium, one genomic interval encodes:
- a CDS encoding RnfABCDGE type electron transport complex subunit D produces MEEVISQRLIVSVSPHIRAREDVRTIMSDVIFALSPALGASIIFFGWRALLIVSVSIFFSVASEFFWQKLWRKKITVGDLSPVVTGMLLAFVLPPSSPLWMVAIGAFVAITLGKQIFGGLGYNPFNPALVARAVLLASWPVYMTTWTRPFDGVTTASPLGIVKMELDQRLPSYLEMFLGNRAGSLGEISVLALLLGAIYLLYRKQITWHIPVSYIGTVGLASLLFNRDPLFNIMAGGLILGAFFMATDLVTSPLTRKGKLVFGVGCGLLTVLIRFTGGFPEGVCYSILIMNMLTPIIDKITEPKVFGS; encoded by the coding sequence ATGGAAGAAGTTATTTCTCAAAGGTTAATTGTTTCTGTCTCACCACATATTAGAGCAAGGGAAGATGTCCGAACAATAATGTCTGATGTAATCTTTGCCCTTTCTCCTGCTTTAGGTGCTTCCATTATCTTTTTTGGATGGCGGGCACTTCTTATTGTTTCGGTAAGCATCTTCTTTTCTGTGGCAAGCGAGTTTTTCTGGCAGAAGCTGTGGAGAAAGAAGATTACAGTTGGAGACCTAAGCCCTGTTGTTACGGGAATGCTTTTAGCTTTTGTCTTGCCTCCTTCTTCTCCTCTGTGGATGGTGGCAATAGGTGCATTTGTTGCCATTACTTTGGGAAAGCAAATTTTTGGAGGGTTGGGATACAATCCATTCAATCCGGCACTGGTGGCGCGGGCTGTCTTATTAGCTTCCTGGCCGGTGTATATGACTACATGGACGAGACCCTTTGATGGGGTGACTACTGCTTCACCTCTGGGAATAGTGAAGATGGAGTTGGACCAAAGGTTGCCATCGTATTTAGAGATGTTTTTAGGTAATAGAGCTGGCAGTTTGGGTGAAATTTCTGTTTTAGCCTTGTTACTTGGAGCAATATACCTTCTATATAGGAAGCAGATTACCTGGCACATTCCAGTAAGTTATATTGGAACGGTTGGTTTAGCCTCTCTTCTCTTTAACAGAGATCCCTTGTTCAACATCATGGCTGGTGGGCTTATTCTGGGGGCTTTCTTTATGGCAACGGATTTGGTTACCTCGCCTTTAACCAGGAAGGGGAAGCTGGTATTTGGTGTAGGTTGCGGGCTTCTAACTGTATTAATTCGCTTCACGGGAGGGTTTCCTGAAGGAGTCTGTTACTCTATTCTGATTATGAATATGTTAACTCCTATAATTGATAAAATTACTGAACCAAAAGTCTTCGGTAGTTGA
- a CDS encoding RnfABCDGE type electron transport complex subunit G translates to MKKIIVRSLLLAIVASLAAWALSLTYKNTKPRIDAYAEQQAREARKEVLPEASEFELVNIGEQEYFIGYDERGKRVGVSIKTKTRGYSGPIEMIMGFDMKGEITGLKILNQIETPGLGSKIVEDWFSKQFIKLKAEDLSFTKEDPHGKVEAITAATISSRAALEGAKELFGLYGDFLEYLKKVEILKYIRDGSYTGEGGGFSGPIRVRVTVQNHRIIRIAILERQEVVEYWSKVREKIPQEILEKQNIDVDIVSGATYSSKGLIEAVTNALEKGIER, encoded by the coding sequence ATGAAAAAAATTATAGTTAGGAGTTTATTGCTAGCGATTGTTGCCTCTTTAGCAGCTTGGGCACTTAGTCTCACTTATAAGAACACAAAGCCCAGAATAGATGCTTATGCTGAACAGCAGGCAAGGGAAGCTCGGAAAGAAGTTCTACCCGAGGCAAGCGAATTTGAGCTTGTAAATATTGGGGAACAGGAATACTTTATTGGATATGATGAGAGAGGAAAACGTGTGGGAGTGAGTATAAAGACAAAGACGCGGGGTTATTCTGGGCCAATAGAAATGATTATGGGATTCGATATGAAAGGAGAAATAACAGGGCTGAAAATATTGAACCAGATTGAGACTCCCGGTCTGGGGTCTAAGATTGTGGAGGATTGGTTTAGTAAACAATTTATTAAACTGAAAGCAGAGGATTTGAGCTTTACAAAGGAAGATCCCCATGGGAAAGTAGAGGCAATTACGGCAGCGACTATTTCTTCCCGGGCAGCACTTGAGGGAGCTAAGGAACTATTCGGTTTATATGGTGACTTCCTGGAATATTTAAAGAAAGTAGAGATTCTCAAATATATCCGTGATGGGAGCTACACTGGCGAAGGAGGGGGCTTTAGTGGACCGATTAGGGTGAGGGTGACTGTGCAAAATCATCGGATAATAAGGATAGCTATTCTGGAGCGACAAGAGGTAGTAGAATACTGGTCTAAGGTTAGAGAGAAAATACCTCAGGAAATACTGGAAAAACAGAATATCGATGTGGATATAGTTAGTGGAGCGACTTATTCCAGCAAGGGATTGATTGAGGCGGTAACTAATGCTCTGGAGAAAGGGATAGAGAGGTGA
- the glp gene encoding gephyrin-like molybdotransferase Glp, which translates to MLKFGQALKIVLEDTKPMEWEWVVLSRVHRRVLAEDVTAQNNVPYTDNSAMDGYAIDTDDLKSVPRELKVVGVVACGKSVNKRLKLGEAMAIMTGAPIPEGCNSVVPVEDTERVASGIVRILRQIKPGKNVRYSGEDVRKGEVVLEKGTALGPGELGMLASMGRKRVRVFQKPVVAILVTGNEIIEPGERLRPGKVRDINTFSLRGLVEKFGGVPLPLGIAGDEKVKLLRKMRKGLNSDIMLISGGVSMGRFDFVREALTSLGYRERFWKVAMKPGMPISFGYIGRMPVFGLPGNPVSSMVSFLEFVRPLMMKFVDRAVDLPEISAFLRTPIVKKDNRRHFLRVKLDYRNHKYFASLTGPQGSGILKSMIECDGIAIIPENTKALKVGDRVTVQLVV; encoded by the coding sequence ATGTTGAAGTTTGGGCAGGCTTTAAAGATAGTGCTTGAAGATACCAAACCGATGGAATGGGAATGGGTAGTTCTTTCTCGCGTGCATAGAAGGGTGCTTGCTGAAGATGTAACTGCTCAAAATAATGTTCCCTATACAGATAATTCGGCAATGGATGGCTATGCAATAGATACAGATGATCTGAAGAGCGTTCCTCGAGAGTTGAAAGTAGTGGGGGTTGTGGCTTGTGGGAAATCTGTTAACAAGAGATTAAAACTGGGTGAGGCTATGGCTATAATGACAGGTGCTCCGATTCCAGAAGGTTGTAATAGTGTTGTTCCCGTGGAGGACACAGAGAGAGTTGCCTCAGGAATTGTGAGAATACTTCGCCAGATTAAACCTGGTAAAAATGTGCGCTATTCAGGAGAAGATGTGAGAAAAGGAGAGGTGGTTTTAGAGAAAGGCACAGCTCTCGGTCCAGGTGAATTGGGGATGCTCGCTTCTATGGGGAGGAAGAGAGTGAGGGTCTTTCAAAAACCAGTGGTGGCTATATTAGTTACCGGTAATGAAATCATTGAACCTGGGGAGAGGTTGCGTCCGGGCAAAGTGAGAGATATAAACACATTTTCCTTACGTGGTCTTGTGGAAAAATTTGGTGGTGTTCCGCTTCCTCTGGGAATAGCTGGCGATGAGAAAGTTAAACTGTTGAGAAAAATGAGAAAGGGCCTTAATTCCGATATAATGCTTATTTCCGGCGGGGTTTCTATGGGGAGGTTCGATTTTGTGCGTGAGGCTCTGACTTCTCTGGGATATAGAGAGAGATTCTGGAAGGTAGCGATGAAACCAGGGATGCCAATCAGTTTTGGCTATATCGGGCGGATGCCAGTTTTTGGTTTGCCAGGCAATCCTGTCTCTTCGATGGTCTCCTTTCTGGAGTTTGTGCGTCCCCTTATGATGAAGTTCGTGGATAGAGCTGTAGATTTACCTGAAATTTCTGCTTTTCTAAGAACTCCCATAGTGAAAAAGGATAATAGGAGACATTTCCTCCGGGTGAAATTGGATTACAGGAATCACAAATATTTTGCTTCTCTCACAGGTCCTCAGGGGTCGGGAATTCTTAAATCAATGATAGAGTGTGACGGCATTGCCATTATCCCGGAGAACACCAAAGCATTGAAAGTAGGAGATAGAGTAACTGTGCAATTGGTAGTGTAG
- the rsxE gene encoding electron transport complex subunit RsxE, with amino-acid sequence MAKLKSFTNGVLRENPVLVLVLGLCPLLAVSNTAINALGMGIATIFVLTLSSTVVSLCRKVIPEDIRIPIFVIIISTFVTISDYFMAAYFPPLHRSLGVFIPLIVVNCIILARAEAFAYRNSLIDSFLDALGMGLGFILVIVTIGIIREVLGNGTIFGSSRFIFHPALIMVFPPGAYLTIGFLMGILNMWNSKRRMKR; translated from the coding sequence ATGGCTAAGTTGAAAAGTTTTACTAATGGGGTTCTGAGGGAGAACCCGGTTTTAGTGTTAGTACTCGGGCTCTGCCCTCTCCTGGCAGTTTCCAATACTGCAATTAATGCTCTGGGGATGGGGATTGCCACAATTTTTGTATTGACTCTTTCCAGCACGGTAGTTTCGCTTTGTCGTAAAGTTATTCCTGAAGATATTCGTATTCCTATCTTTGTTATTATTATATCTACTTTTGTTACTATATCTGATTATTTTATGGCTGCATATTTTCCACCTCTTCATAGATCCTTGGGTGTTTTTATTCCCTTGATTGTGGTGAATTGTATTATTTTGGCACGGGCTGAGGCATTTGCCTATCGGAACTCTCTGATAGATTCGTTTTTGGATGCACTGGGGATGGGATTGGGATTTATTTTGGTGATAGTCACCATTGGAATAATTAGAGAGGTTTTAGGGAATGGTACAATATTTGGCTCAAGTAGATTCATCTTTCATCCTGCTTTGATTATGGTTTTCCCTCCCGGAGCATATTTAACTATTGGTTTTCTAATGGGAATCCTCAACATGTGGAATAGTAAAAGGAGGATGAAGAGATAG
- a CDS encoding RnfABCDGE type electron transport complex subunit A, whose amino-acid sequence MDQVSLFGIFISALLINNIILMRFLGLCSFFGVSRQMEVSLGMSMAVIFVMTISSAVTWIFYHVLLLPLNVEFLKISTFILVIASLVQLEELFLKRHIPHLYRALGIYLPLVTTNCAILAVAFLHVDYNYAFIQTVIYALGVSLGYTVAIMLFTGIRIRLEIAPIPEPLKGYPTAFFIAALMSLAFLGFKGLFGL is encoded by the coding sequence ATGGACCAGGTAAGTTTATTCGGTATCTTCATTTCGGCTCTTTTAATAAATAACATTATACTTATGCGCTTTCTTGGGCTCTGTTCATTCTTTGGCGTTTCTCGCCAGATGGAAGTTTCCTTAGGGATGAGTATGGCGGTTATTTTCGTAATGACTATATCTTCAGCTGTTACTTGGATTTTCTACCACGTTCTCCTGTTGCCACTGAATGTGGAATTTCTGAAAATCTCAACTTTCATATTGGTCATCGCCTCTTTAGTTCAGTTGGAGGAACTTTTCTTGAAAAGGCATATTCCTCACCTGTATCGAGCCCTGGGAATATATCTTCCTCTGGTTACCACCAATTGTGCTATCCTGGCAGTCGCTTTCCTTCACGTCGATTATAATTACGCTTTTATTCAAACTGTTATATATGCTCTGGGAGTATCTTTAGGCTATACAGTAGCTATAATGCTCTTTACTGGAATTAGAATCAGGTTGGAGATTGCACCCATTCCCGAGCCCTTAAAGGGATATCCCACTGCATTTTTCATAGCTGCTTTGATGTCTTTAGCATTTTTGGGTTTCAAGGGTCTGTTTGGGTTATGA
- a CDS encoding RnfABCDGE type electron transport complex subunit B, with amino-acid sequence MVLISIIALGSLGLLFGLLLALAGKKFAVKVDPREEKILNLLPGTNCGACGFAGCRGMAEALLRSEAGVTSCPVVSEETAYKIGEILGKKIEVREAEVARVMCQGDESKVKYDYNGVKDCRAAHLVADGYKACSYACLGLGTCKDVCPFDAIHWEKGKTPEILMDKCTACGKCVEVCPTKVISLIPKKAKVYVKCSSLDKGAIVRKICKLGCIACGICVKVCEPGAIKIENNLAIINYQKCTNCGICVEKCPTNSIVMVK; translated from the coding sequence ATGGTCTTAATCTCTATAATTGCTTTGGGTAGTCTGGGACTTCTTTTTGGTCTTCTTTTAGCTCTGGCTGGCAAAAAGTTTGCTGTAAAGGTTGATCCCAGAGAGGAAAAAATATTGAATCTCCTGCCAGGGACTAACTGTGGTGCTTGCGGTTTTGCCGGGTGTAGGGGTATGGCAGAGGCCTTACTTAGAAGTGAAGCCGGAGTGACTTCCTGTCCAGTGGTTAGTGAGGAGACTGCTTACAAAATAGGGGAGATTCTCGGAAAAAAAATTGAGGTTAGAGAAGCGGAAGTTGCCCGGGTTATGTGTCAGGGGGATGAGAGTAAGGTAAAATATGACTATAACGGAGTGAAAGACTGTCGCGCAGCCCATCTTGTAGCTGATGGATACAAGGCTTGCAGTTATGCATGTTTAGGACTGGGCACATGTAAGGATGTCTGTCCTTTTGATGCAATTCACTGGGAAAAGGGTAAGACGCCTGAGATTTTAATGGATAAATGTACCGCATGCGGAAAATGTGTTGAGGTCTGCCCTACAAAAGTAATCAGTCTCATTCCTAAAAAAGCTAAAGTTTACGTGAAATGTAGTTCTCTTGATAAAGGAGCGATAGTTCGGAAGATATGTAAATTGGGTTGTATTGCCTGTGGTATCTGCGTTAAGGTTTGTGAGCCGGGCGCTATTAAGATAGAAAATAATTTGGCTATCATCAACTACCAGAAGTGCACAAATTGTGGAATCTGTGTTGAAAAATGTCCAACCAATTCGATAGTAATGGTGAAATGA
- the cutA gene encoding divalent-cation tolerance protein CutA, translating to MNEMVIFITSGSEEEAKKLARVLVEEKLAACVNILSGVESLYWWKGKIESSKEWMLVVKTQGKMVNKVVKRVKEIHSYEVPEVIALPIVEGNKDYLQWISDTLALRKRKGDL from the coding sequence ATGAACGAAATGGTGATATTTATCACTTCAGGGAGTGAGGAAGAGGCAAAGAAACTCGCCAGGGTTTTGGTAGAGGAGAAATTGGCAGCTTGTGTTAATATTCTCTCTGGTGTTGAGTCCCTTTACTGGTGGAAGGGTAAGATTGAATCGAGTAAGGAGTGGATGTTGGTGGTTAAGACTCAAGGGAAAATGGTAAACAAGGTTGTGAAAAGAGTAAAGGAAATTCATAGTTATGAGGTTCCAGAAGTAATTGCTCTTCCCATAGTCGAAGGAAATAAAGACTATTTACAATGGATTTCTGATACACTTGCTTTACGGAAAAGGAAAGGAGATTTATGA
- the amrS gene encoding AmmeMemoRadiSam system radical SAM enzyme: MKEALYYLPLEEENKVQCFLCPHQCIIDDGKTGICRTRKNVEGKLFALVYDQFTSVNLDPIEKKPLYHFYPGREILSLGTVGCNFKCKGCQNYGISQAEMDAVPTKTVTSDDAVRLAKEYGSIGVAYTYNEPLINFEYLLETAHEAHKYNLKNVLVTNGYINEEPLVNLLPYIDAANIDVKSFRNDFYKDYCKAKLGDVLRTVEIMVRQKKHVEVTNLVIPALNDSDSEVKDLTDWLYSLSDKIPLHFSRYYPCYKMTIKATPLATLERVRKIAQKKLKHVYLGNVWEKPESNTYCPSCKEVLIERRGYHTKVVGLAGESCKNCGEKINIKVLDRKNEKI, translated from the coding sequence ATGAAGGAGGCACTGTACTACCTACCGCTGGAGGAAGAGAATAAAGTGCAGTGTTTCTTGTGTCCGCATCAATGCATCATTGATGATGGAAAGACGGGCATCTGTCGCACACGAAAAAATGTGGAAGGGAAATTATTTGCTTTAGTATATGACCAATTCACTTCAGTAAATCTGGACCCTATTGAGAAAAAGCCTCTCTACCATTTTTATCCAGGAAGAGAAATTCTATCACTGGGGACAGTTGGCTGTAATTTTAAATGCAAGGGTTGTCAAAATTATGGGATTTCTCAGGCTGAAATGGACGCGGTTCCTACCAAAACTGTTACTTCTGATGATGCTGTAAGACTGGCAAAGGAATACGGTTCTATTGGCGTAGCTTATACTTATAATGAGCCGTTGATTAACTTTGAGTATCTCCTGGAAACTGCTCATGAAGCACATAAATATAATTTGAAAAACGTTCTGGTTACTAATGGTTATATTAATGAAGAGCCTCTGGTCAATCTCTTACCCTATATTGACGCAGCCAATATTGATGTTAAATCTTTTCGGAACGATTTTTATAAGGATTACTGTAAAGCCAAGTTAGGAGATGTTCTACGCACGGTGGAAATTATGGTGAGGCAGAAGAAGCACGTGGAAGTCACAAATCTGGTCATTCCCGCTCTCAATGACTCTGATAGTGAAGTTAAAGACCTGACCGATTGGCTCTATTCTTTATCCGATAAAATTCCTTTACATTTCTCCCGTTACTATCCATGTTATAAGATGACTATCAAAGCTACACCTCTGGCTACTCTGGAAAGGGTGAGAAAAATTGCTCAAAAGAAATTGAAGCATGTATACCTGGGTAATGTCTGGGAAAAACCTGAATCTAATACTTACTGTCCGAGTTGTAAGGAAGTACTTATTGAGCGCCGGGGTTACCATACCAAGGTGGTGGGTCTTGCGGGAGAAAGCTGCAAAAATTGTGGAGAGAAAATAAACATAAAGGTTTTAGATAGGAAAAATGAAAAAATTTAG